In Campylobacter concisus, a genomic segment contains:
- a CDS encoding phage tail tape measure protein, with translation MDNAQVGISIGLAVKGLSKISELKKGFDGLKGKIAEAKKAITSLDNTRLSNLSSQIRESQKALLGELTTNFSNLTNSVAIGVPIKLAIDDEAAFANVKKYVDDSDENLAKLKNEMRGLSSQLGESFSNIADIAAGGGKINLAGEELVTYTKMLATGSVAFEMSSEALSKAANNMKVGFKMNDIKELNSFFDSVNLLDNKVTNANASDIFEATSLTAANASLIGLDSKSASAISATMLSTGKASSVVGTSLNALYSTLSMADKKGKNFQEALASIGMDATYLKTALQKDAAGAITSFLEAISRADKDKQAGLLYDLVGGNFNDEIAGLVTNIDALKANIKMAHSDEATGSMQRELQTKLNTTKSGIERVTQAWRNLGSSLGETFLPLTNLLASILSKVAGVLSSLNEKFPRLSAIVVSAAAGFMIFKPVLLLSKIALLSVADGFLGVIRVVKFLNPMLLIAKLRWLAHAVSISSATLAAKAHAFSIWLVGARLRATLAITTAYSAASKAFGVACGVMRSGLMAVTLATKAMKFALISTGIGAIVVALGTAAAYLMENWDEVKAFFERIWENVKPYWESTTKFFSDLWQGVSDFLSAIFEPVIKIWNELFGGFFDWIAEKFGWINDMVGEAIKGLSSAWSKTKEFFGFGDDEQASSELKSKDDSGGFFSSIFGSDSDTHAKEAPALVAASTGGGAINISFNGDFLLNSDNGKFDLESFKAQIVKGVKDALRRDEFNRKNTDVRG, from the coding sequence ATGGATAACGCACAAGTTGGTATTAGTATTGGTCTAGCAGTAAAAGGGCTAAGTAAAATATCAGAGCTAAAAAAAGGGTTTGATGGTTTAAAAGGTAAGATAGCAGAAGCAAAAAAAGCCATAACATCTTTAGACAACACTAGATTGTCAAATCTATCTAGCCAAATAAGAGAGAGCCAAAAAGCACTTTTAGGCGAACTTACGACAAATTTTAGCAATCTTACAAACTCGGTAGCCATAGGAGTGCCAATAAAACTTGCCATTGATGATGAGGCGGCTTTTGCGAATGTAAAAAAGTATGTTGATGATAGCGATGAGAACCTAGCTAAGCTAAAAAATGAGATGAGAGGGCTAAGCTCACAGCTTGGAGAGAGCTTTAGTAATATAGCTGACATTGCAGCTGGCGGCGGTAAGATAAATTTAGCCGGTGAGGAGCTAGTAACTTACACAAAGATGCTTGCAACCGGCTCAGTTGCATTTGAAATGAGCTCTGAAGCCTTATCAAAGGCGGCCAATAATATGAAAGTTGGCTTTAAGATGAACGATATAAAGGAGCTTAATAGCTTCTTTGATAGCGTAAACTTGCTCGACAATAAGGTTACTAATGCAAATGCTTCTGATATATTTGAGGCTACTTCACTAACAGCTGCAAATGCTAGCTTGATAGGCCTAGATAGTAAAAGTGCTAGTGCCATAAGTGCTACAATGCTAAGCACTGGCAAAGCTAGCTCAGTCGTAGGCACTAGCTTAAATGCTCTTTACTCCACACTCTCAATGGCTGATAAAAAAGGTAAAAATTTTCAAGAAGCGCTAGCGAGCATAGGCATGGATGCAACATATCTAAAAACAGCCCTACAAAAAGATGCAGCAGGGGCAATCACGTCATTTTTAGAAGCGATTTCAAGAGCTGATAAAGATAAGCAAGCAGGGCTACTTTATGATCTAGTTGGTGGAAATTTTAACGATGAGATAGCAGGGCTTGTAACAAATATCGATGCTCTTAAAGCAAATATCAAAATGGCACACTCGGATGAAGCCACAGGATCTATGCAGCGTGAGCTACAAACGAAGCTAAACACTACAAAGAGTGGTATCGAAAGGGTTACGCAAGCATGGAGAAATCTAGGGTCAAGCCTTGGAGAAACCTTTTTACCACTTACAAATTTATTAGCTTCTATCTTAAGTAAGGTAGCTGGAGTGTTAAGCTCGCTAAATGAAAAATTTCCAAGACTAAGTGCCATAGTTGTTAGCGCTGCAGCTGGCTTTATGATCTTTAAACCAGTGTTGCTTCTTAGCAAGATAGCACTTTTAAGTGTAGCAGATGGATTTTTAGGAGTTATAAGGGTAGTGAAATTTTTAAATCCTATGCTCTTAATAGCAAAACTCAGATGGTTGGCTCATGCTGTGAGTATATCAAGTGCCACGCTAGCTGCCAAAGCTCATGCGTTTAGCATTTGGCTAGTTGGCGCAAGACTAAGAGCAACTCTAGCTATCACTACTGCTTATAGTGCTGCCTCAAAGGCCTTTGGTGTAGCGTGTGGTGTTATGCGTAGCGGATTAATGGCGGTAACTCTAGCTACAAAGGCTATGAAATTTGCTCTTATTAGCACAGGTATTGGTGCCATAGTAGTAGCTCTTGGCACAGCAGCGGCCTATCTTATGGAAAATTGGGACGAGGTAAAGGCATTTTTTGAGAGAATTTGGGAAAACGTCAAGCCATATTGGGAAAGCACGACAAAGTTTTTTAGCGATCTTTGGCAAGGAGTGAGCGACTTTTTAAGCGCTATTTTTGAGCCAGTTATCAAGATATGGAATGAGCTCTTTGGTGGTTTTTTTGACTGGATAGCTGAGAAATTTGGCTGGATAAACGACATGGTCGGTGAGGCCATTAAGGGGCTAAGTAGTGCTTGGAGCAAGACAAAAGAATTCTTTGGCTTTGGAGACGATGAGCAAGCAAGCAGTGAGCTAAAATCAAAAGATGATAGTGGTGGCTTTTTTAGCTCT
- a CDS encoding phage tail sheath family protein, which produces MAAKFGVNVTVSAEAARPIAVESTTPIGIAGYEEVLENGLHFYMTTAKALEDLEAKYKAKKDASQAFKKGSIYRALKGIEDQAVNTQIILSVFTKDDDEDTNDEITECKSAVTAFAKAKSRFGYSPNLIIAPGFSHEDAIKGEIEKMATRLKATGIVDLKADDAAAAIVKMGDFGTNRLVAAYPNVKVWDDETNAYVYEGQSARIAGMIAHTDGASEFGYSDSYSNRVMIGVSGTQIDVDFELGETCTADELRAAKISTIIRESGFRAWGGETSDQDTIWQDLARVRIFDRISQACQKGVLFAIDRKASELYHAKRSVSELLRQLVGAKVLLGYELSWSAKNTDATITAGKFYLDVRMQNNPIVKQLTLDFIYVDKYGSVLMDELNK; this is translated from the coding sequence ATGGCAGCAAAATTTGGTGTAAATGTAACCGTCTCAGCTGAGGCGGCAAGACCAATAGCGGTAGAAAGTACTACGCCTATTGGTATAGCAGGGTATGAAGAGGTGCTAGAAAATGGCCTACATTTTTATATGACAACAGCAAAAGCGCTTGAAGATCTTGAAGCAAAATACAAAGCTAAAAAGGATGCGAGCCAAGCTTTTAAAAAAGGCTCTATTTATAGGGCTTTAAAAGGTATTGAAGATCAGGCCGTAAATACTCAAATAATTTTAAGTGTATTTACAAAAGATGACGATGAGGACACAAACGATGAGATTACGGAGTGCAAAAGTGCCGTCACAGCGTTTGCTAAAGCTAAATCACGCTTTGGTTATAGCCCAAATTTAATAATCGCACCTGGCTTTAGCCATGAAGATGCGATTAAAGGCGAGATAGAAAAGATGGCAACCAGGCTAAAAGCAACTGGCATTGTAGATCTAAAAGCAGATGACGCAGCAGCAGCCATTGTTAAAATGGGCGATTTTGGTACAAATAGGCTAGTTGCCGCTTATCCAAATGTCAAGGTTTGGGATGATGAAACGAATGCTTATGTCTATGAGGGGCAAAGTGCGAGAATAGCCGGCATGATAGCTCATACAGATGGAGCAAGCGAGTTTGGATACTCAGATAGCTATTCAAATAGAGTTATGATAGGAGTTTCGGGCACGCAAATAGACGTGGATTTTGAGTTAGGTGAGACTTGCACGGCTGATGAGCTAAGGGCAGCAAAAATTTCTACCATTATCAGAGAGAGTGGCTTTAGGGCTTGGGGTGGCGAAACGAGTGATCAAGATACTATTTGGCAAGATCTAGCACGTGTTAGGATATTTGATCGTATTTCGCAAGCTTGCCAAAAGGGAGTGCTGTTTGCGATAGATAGAAAAGCTAGTGAGCTTTATCATGCAAAAAGATCAGTTAGTGAGCTCCTTCGTCAGCTAGTTGGAGCAAAGGTACTTCTTGGATATGAGCTTAGCTGGAGTGCAAAAAACACCGACGCAACTATCACGGCTGGTAAATTTTACCTTGATGTCAGAATGCAAAACAATCCAATCGTTAAGCAGCTTACACTTGATTTTATCTATGTGGATAAATACGGTAGCGTTTTGATGGATGAGTTAAACAAATAA
- a CDS encoding phage tail assembly protein: MKEIKIKDEIWQMHAPKVRTIKMADENGGSDMAKTIYMIAALCNKTQDEVENLEFKEFMSLQKVLNDFLDVRAE, from the coding sequence ATGAAAGAGATAAAGATAAAAGATGAAATTTGGCAAATGCATGCACCAAAAGTAAGAACCATTAAGATGGCGGATGAAAATGGTGGTAGCGATATGGCAAAGACTATCTATATGATAGCTGCACTTTGCAATAAGACACAAGATGAAGTTGAAAATTTGGAGTTTAAAGAATTTATGTCTTTACAAAAGGTGTTAAATGATTTTTTAGATGTAAGGGCGGAGTAA
- a CDS encoding phage major tail tube protein: MKRQIPQVIQEGNVYIDGIGYLGVTKKLKLPTIEFEMIESKGALSTNYTTGMLKATEVEFTVSVLDKNMWVNLGLNSFTNRIPWLFKASIFQSGKSKTVPFSAAFTGDIISYEVSEFESGKELEVTIKLSAHFVDINVDGVPMVLKDSENMICVIGGVDYMAGVRSNLGE, from the coding sequence ATGAAAAGACAAATTCCTCAAGTAATCCAAGAAGGTAACGTTTATATAGATGGCATCGGCTATCTTGGTGTAACAAAAAAGCTTAAGCTCCCCACAATAGAGTTTGAAATGATAGAGAGCAAAGGAGCTCTTAGCACAAATTACACAACTGGCATGCTAAAGGCAACAGAGGTTGAATTTACGGTTAGTGTGTTAGATAAAAACATGTGGGTAAATTTAGGACTAAACAGCTTTACCAACCGTATTCCGTGGCTTTTTAAAGCTAGCATTTTCCAAAGTGGCAAAAGTAAAACTGTGCCTTTTAGTGCAGCTTTTACTGGAGATATTATCAGTTATGAAGTATCTGAGTTTGAAAGCGGAAAAGAGCTAGAAGTTACTATTAAGCTATCAGCTCATTTCGTGGACATCAACGTGGATGGCGTGCCGATGGTGCTAAAAGATAGTGAAAATATGATATGCGTTATAGGCGGAGTTGATTATATGGCAGGGGTTCGCTCAAATTTAGGAGAGTAA